The sequence GAGCCTTCGTTGTCGCGGCGGTTCTTGCGCCAATAGTGATAGCTGCCGCCGGAGATGTCGTAGACCACGCCGTCGGGATTGAGCATCGGCGTAACCCAGATCTCGTGGGTCTGCACCAGGTTGGTGGTCGAGTACAGGTAGTCGTAGGTGTCGCCCATGTACTCTAAAAACCCCAGCGGCACCTCAAGGCTGATGTGCTCGCGCGCGTGGTGTTGGCCCACAAAGCTCAGTCCGGGCTCACTGGCGGATTCGTCCTGGTCCGGGTTGTCGCTGAGCTTGATTGTCCACAGCTCGCGCGATTCCCAGCTCTGGCCGATGGAGGAGAGCAGCATCACGTCCGGGTGCGCGTCGGCCAACGTGTTGAGCACCGCGACCATACCGTCGAAATAGCGGTAGGCCGGGTCCACCGCCACGTCGAGCTGCGGCAGCGGCTGCGCAAAGACCGTGTAGCCCAGGTCCTGCAACAGCGCCAGGTCATAGTCTCTGCCCAGCACCAGTACCGACTCGTCGAGCACCTGGACGATGTCCAGGCCCAGGTCCGCGATGGCGCTACGCTCGTACTTGTCCATCGCCGGGATCTCGATCAACAGCGCATTATCGTCGAACGCCTGCGCCGGAATCACCGGCAGCAGCAGCGCGGCCGCCAAAATAGTTAAAATCGCCGCGGCCCTCATTTGTCACCTCCGGGGATCATCACGATCGCGCGAATCATCAGGTTGTTGGCAAACGGGGTCGAGCCCAGCGGCGTATAGGTCGGTCCCGAGCGGCCGTACCAGGCGGAGCCCGCGAAACCCGAGGTGTCCAGACCGACAAACGGCGTCTTGCCGTCGGCCGAGGTCACGCCGAGGATCAGGTTGCCCGAGTCGACCTGCATGTCGGCGGCCGTAACGTCGATATCCAGCCAGGCATCGACGGACTGCACTGCCTGCGGCTCGGAAACAAACGTCGGCTCGCCGACCGGACCGGCTGCCGAGGGATCGGCGAACAGCACGCCGGAGACCGCCACTCCCGCGTCGTCTGGGTTGACGTGGACTTTGATCCGCACCCGCGCGGGCTTGACCGGGTAGATCGGCATGGCCATACCCACCAGCAGGCTGTCGCCCGCGGCAATGGCGCGCAGGCCGTCCTCGGCCGATCCGTCGTCGAGCAGCACTTCCACCGCGCCCAATACGTTAAAGGTGTAGTTCTCGGTCTGGCTGGACTGGTCGTGATCGTCACTGGCCGAAATCCGATAGCTGACATTGGCTCCGGCCGGCTGATCAGGGATCGCGCCCACGAACAGGCCCTCGCCGCGATCCTCCATTGCCAGCGTGGTCTCGGCGCTGCCGGAGATCGAGTAGACAACTGCGGCCGAGGCCACCGCGCTGTTGTCAATGATTGTCGCCCGGATGTAATAGACGCCGAAGCCCGCGGGCTGGTCGTTCAGCGGAGTATGGTCGATGCTCGGCGGATCGCCCGGGCCGGTGTCGTCGTCGTCGTCACCGCCGGTATCGTCGTCGTCATCGTCGCCGGAGCCCGCGCAACCCACAACCAACATCAGGGCCGTGAGCAGCAGGAGCATCAACAACAGGTACTTGTTGGAAAACATGCTGCCTCCGATAGCTGGTCCAAAGCGTCGGTACAGACCTTATGGGGGTGCCATTTTCCCGGGTGGCTGGATTTAAGTCAATCGGGCCGCACACCGGCGAGCGCGGAAAGCGGCCATCAATCCATCCTTCTCAAGTGTCATGCCCAACTCGTTTCAGCATCTCTACTTCATAGAC comes from Candidatus Alcyoniella australis and encodes:
- a CDS encoding M14 family metallopeptidase, yielding MRAAAILTILAAALLLPVIPAQAFDDNALLIEIPAMDKYERSAIADLGLDIVQVLDESVLVLGRDYDLALLQDLGYTVFAQPLPQLDVAVDPAYRYFDGMVAVLNTLADAHPDVMLLSSIGQSWESRELWTIKLSDNPDQDESASEPGLSFVGQHHAREHISLEVPLGFLEYMGDTYDYLYSTTNLVQTHEIWVTPMLNPDGVVYDISGGSYHYWRKNRRDNEGSYEGVDLNRNYGYMWGGSGSSGTMSSDTYRGPSAFSEPESAAYRDLIVDNPSIEIIVSFHNFSKLVIWPWGYTYSAMPEPDHTNHVTLGTQYASYTGYTPQQSSDLYITSGDTCDWAYGDQGRICFTVELDPVQFGGDFYLPGSQIPEVQAKNLNGMLYLIWQSDDPGKSGDLPYGMQGVARSWSEYNAGMIR